In Deinococcus puniceus, one genomic interval encodes:
- a CDS encoding SLC13 family permease: MEPVTLILILFVAALVLFATEWLPIDVTALCLLSALLVLGLIQPKVAFASFGSDTVLTLASLFVLTRVLLRAGVIEWIGMTLTRRAKNPTALLRGLLGTVTGVSAFTSNTATTAVFLPVVAGASRRAGIPASRALMPLAFASILGGTITVIGTSTNLVMSGALPASGLAPLGFFELAWVGIPCAVIGLAYLFFVAPRLLPARDTELAEGVRAYLADLTVAPASPLIGQSLRESGLGRDYGLTVVAVRRAGSTDSSYGPGPDFVVQEGDTLTVEGHTERILAGKTALGVVSRSEEKLLALASAEVGAAGGAARPGDVRLVEAVVMPGSSLLGRTLRESQFRERYGASVLALHRRSRTLARAGTRPRSDMRADMIERLGRTRLQIGDVLLVQGSAARIDALGEHLVVLGDLTEQVRDLRRAPLALLLFVGAVLAGGLGFVPLAVAAVVAVALSVALRLITPEEAYRSIEWPILVLVACMLAFGTAFEATGAAKVLTTALSGVLEPLGPYGLLAALFAVTVALTQPMSNQAAALVMLPLAIGTATALGYDPRPFAIGITVAASNSFITPLEPSCMLVYGPGRYTFLDFVRVGAGLTFVTFVVAMLIIPRVWPF; this comes from the coding sequence ATGGAACCCGTCACGCTCATCCTGATTCTGTTCGTGGCGGCGCTGGTGCTGTTTGCCACCGAGTGGCTGCCCATCGACGTTACCGCCCTCTGCCTTCTCTCGGCCCTGCTGGTGTTGGGCCTGATTCAACCCAAAGTCGCCTTCGCCAGCTTCGGCAGCGATACCGTGCTGACCCTCGCCTCTCTGTTCGTGCTGACGCGGGTGCTGCTGCGGGCGGGCGTGATCGAATGGATCGGCATGACCCTGACGCGGCGGGCCAAGAATCCCACGGCGCTGCTGCGGGGGCTGCTGGGAACTGTGACGGGCGTGAGTGCTTTTACCAGCAACACCGCCACCACCGCCGTGTTTTTGCCTGTGGTGGCGGGGGCTTCCCGGCGGGCAGGCATTCCGGCCAGCCGGGCGCTGATGCCCTTGGCCTTTGCCAGCATTCTGGGCGGCACGATTACGGTCATCGGCACGAGTACCAATCTGGTGATGTCCGGGGCGCTTCCGGCCAGCGGTCTGGCCCCACTGGGCTTTTTCGAGCTGGCATGGGTGGGCATTCCCTGCGCTGTCATCGGCCTCGCTTACCTGTTCTTCGTGGCCCCGCGCCTGCTGCCCGCCCGCGACACCGAACTGGCCGAAGGCGTGCGGGCGTATCTGGCCGATCTGACCGTGGCCCCCGCCAGTCCGCTGATTGGTCAGAGCTTGCGCGAAAGCGGTCTGGGACGCGATTACGGCCTGACGGTGGTGGCCGTGCGCCGCGCCGGAAGCACCGACAGCAGCTACGGCCCCGGCCCGGATTTCGTTGTTCAGGAAGGCGATACCCTGACGGTGGAAGGCCACACCGAGCGCATTCTGGCGGGAAAAACGGCGCTGGGTGTGGTCAGCCGCAGCGAGGAAAAGCTGCTGGCCCTCGCTTCTGCCGAGGTTGGGGCGGCGGGCGGCGCGGCCCGTCCGGGCGATGTGCGGTTGGTAGAGGCCGTGGTGATGCCCGGTTCCAGCCTGCTGGGACGCACCCTGCGCGAAAGCCAGTTCCGGGAACGCTACGGGGCGTCGGTGTTGGCGCTGCATCGCCGCTCCCGCACGCTGGCCCGCGCGGGCACTCGGCCCCGTTCAGACATGAGGGCAGACATGATCGAGCGATTGGGCCGCACCCGCCTGCAAATCGGAGATGTGCTACTGGTGCAGGGAAGCGCCGCCCGCATAGACGCCCTCGGAGAGCATCTGGTGGTGCTGGGCGACCTGACCGAGCAGGTGCGCGACCTGCGCCGTGCGCCGCTGGCGTTGCTGCTGTTCGTGGGCGCGGTGCTGGCGGGCGGCCTCGGGTTTGTACCATTGGCGGTGGCGGCGGTAGTGGCGGTGGCCCTCAGCGTGGCCCTGCGCCTGATCACCCCGGAGGAGGCTTACCGCAGCATCGAATGGCCGATTCTGGTTCTGGTGGCCTGCATGCTGGCGTTCGGCACGGCCTTCGAAGCCACTGGCGCGGCCAAAGTGCTGACCACTGCGCTGTCGGGCGTGCTGGAACCGCTGGGGCCATACGGGCTGCTGGCGGCCCTGTTCGCGGTCACGGTGGCCCTTACGCAGCCCATGAGCAATCAGGCCGCCGCGCTGGTCATGCTGCCGCTGGCGATTGGCACGGCCACCGCGCTGGGCTACGATCCGCGTCCCTTTGCCATCGGGATCACGGTGGCGGCCAGCAATTCCTTCATCACGCCGCTGGAGCCGTCGTGCATGCTGGTCTACGGCCCCGGACGCTACACCTTTTTAGACTTCGTGCGGGTGGGCGCGGGCCTCACGTTTGTGACGTTCGTCGTCGCCATGCTGATCATCCCGAGGGTCTGGCCGTTTTAG
- a CDS encoding [LysW]-lysine hydrolase: MTSDATPPHSALTPAQQEARDLLIETVRIPSLSGEESAAAQFLTEWMTAHGFTAHVDEAGNAVGERGSGPYTVALLGHIDTVPGDIPVRVDESGVLHGRGSVDAKGPFCAFVAAVAALPPQTLAQARFVCIGATEEEAPSSKGARHAMHTLSPDAVLIGEPSGWAGLTLGYKGRLVAKLRVTKDNFHTAGEGTSAADDLTEAWFRIRAWAAGVGAYRPGIFDQVQATVQDLGASGDGLTQSAWASVGLRLPPSLPPYAAEDAVYDAVDELTTDITFTGHESAVRHPKDNALTRALRTAIRAQGGTPTFKVKTGTSDMNVVAELWPVPTLAYGPGDSSLDHTPEERLDLAEYDRAVLVLTDALTRLAQTAAATASASS, encoded by the coding sequence ATGACCTCCGACGCCACCCCACCCCACTCAGCTTTGACGCCCGCCCAGCAAGAAGCCCGTGATCTCCTGATAGAAACCGTGCGGATTCCCTCGCTGTCGGGGGAGGAAAGTGCGGCGGCACAGTTTTTGACCGAGTGGATGACGGCGCACGGCTTCACGGCGCACGTAGACGAGGCAGGCAACGCGGTGGGCGAGCGGGGCAGCGGGCCTTATACGGTGGCGCTGTTGGGGCATATAGATACCGTGCCGGGCGACATTCCCGTGCGGGTGGATGAATCCGGCGTGCTGCACGGGCGCGGTAGCGTGGATGCCAAAGGCCCGTTCTGTGCCTTCGTGGCTGCCGTGGCTGCCCTGCCGCCCCAAACTCTGGCACAGGCCCGTTTCGTGTGCATCGGGGCCACCGAGGAAGAGGCCCCCAGCAGCAAGGGCGCACGCCACGCCATGCATACGCTCTCGCCCGACGCCGTGCTGATCGGAGAACCCAGCGGCTGGGCGGGTCTGACGCTGGGCTACAAGGGCCGCCTCGTCGCCAAATTGCGCGTTACCAAAGACAACTTTCATACCGCCGGGGAGGGCACCAGTGCCGCCGATGACCTCACCGAAGCTTGGTTCAGAATCCGGGCGTGGGCGGCGGGCGTGGGCGCGTACCGCCCCGGCATTTTCGATCAGGTGCAGGCCACCGTGCAGGATTTGGGCGCGTCGGGCGACGGGCTGACGCAAAGCGCGTGGGCCAGTGTGGGCCTGCGCCTGCCGCCGAGCCTGCCGCCCTACGCCGCCGAGGACGCCGTGTACGACGCAGTTGATGAGCTGACCACCGATATCACTTTTACCGGACACGAGAGCGCCGTGCGCCACCCCAAAGACAATGCCCTGACCCGCGCCCTCCGCACCGCCATTCGCGCTCAGGGCGGCACGCCTACCTTCAAAGTAAAGACCGGAACCAGCGATATGAACGTGGTGGCCGAACTGTGGCCCGTGCCCACGCTGGCGTATGGCCCCGGCGACAGCAGTCTGGATCATACGCCCGAAGAACGGCTGGACTTGGCCGAATATGACCGCGCCGTGCTGGTGCTGACCGACGCACTGACCCGCTTGGCCCAAACGGCGGCAGCCACAGCGTCAGCGTCTTCTTAG
- a CDS encoding YiaA/YiaB family inner membrane protein has translation MTQPNLYSTPDLQGDSSAWMSFIWIAFGLSFFMMLVGVYYLPVDWWIKGYLYMGTMFLTASTLTLSKSLRDRHEHERLVNRVKSARTEQVLSKYGE, from the coding sequence GTGACTCAGCCCAATCTGTACAGCACCCCTGACCTTCAAGGCGATTCGTCCGCATGGATGAGCTTTATCTGGATCGCGTTCGGCCTCAGCTTCTTCATGATGCTCGTGGGCGTGTATTACCTGCCCGTAGATTGGTGGATCAAAGGCTACTTGTACATGGGCACGATGTTCCTGACGGCCAGCACGCTGACGCTGAGCAAGAGCCTGCGTGACCGCCACGAACACGAACGGCTGGTGAACCGCGTCAAGAGCGCCCGCACCGAACAGGTATTGAGCAAATACGGCGAATAA
- the aroA gene encoding 3-phosphoshikimate 1-carboxyvinyltransferase yields the protein MSADGLPERFDVMVYPAAELRGELRAQPSKNYTTRYLLAAALAEGETRVVGVATSEDAGAMLRCLADWGAGVELVGDDAVIRGFGAHPAAGVTLNPGNAGAVARFLMGVAALTTGTTFVTDYPNSLGKRPQGDLLDALERLGARVSSDAGKLPISLSGPVRGGPVEVSAERSSQYASALMFLAPLLPGGLDLRLTGDIKSHAPLRQTLDTLAAFGVQASASDALSRISIPGGQRYRAGRVLVPGDYPGSAALLAAAATRPGVLRLSNLREHDLQGEREAVDVLRQMGADITREGDTLTVRGGLPLTAVTRDGDGFTDAVQALSAAAAAASGTTTWENVYTLRLKECDRISDTRAELERLGLSTSETEDSLTITGTERVAGGVTVNGHGDHRMIMLLTLLGLRAEAPIRITGAHHIRKSYPQFFRHLEALGAKFEYLPTDAH from the coding sequence ATGAGTGCCGATGGCCTGCCCGAACGGTTTGATGTGATGGTGTACCCCGCCGCCGAATTGCGGGGCGAACTGCGGGCACAACCCAGCAAAAACTACACCACCCGCTACCTGCTGGCGGCGGCGTTGGCCGAGGGAGAAACCCGCGTGGTGGGCGTCGCCACCAGTGAGGACGCCGGGGCCATGCTGCGTTGCCTTGCCGATTGGGGCGCGGGCGTGGAATTGGTGGGCGACGACGCCGTGATCCGGGGATTCGGCGCACATCCGGCGGCGGGCGTAACCCTCAATCCGGGCAATGCGGGGGCAGTGGCCCGCTTCCTGATGGGCGTGGCGGCGCTGACCACGGGCACGACCTTTGTCACCGATTACCCAAATTCGTTGGGCAAGCGGCCCCAAGGAGATTTGCTGGACGCCCTAGAGCGGCTGGGCGCACGGGTCAGCAGCGACGCTGGAAAACTACCCATTTCTCTCTCCGGGCCAGTGCGCGGCGGCCCAGTGGAAGTGAGTGCCGAACGCTCCAGCCAGTACGCCAGCGCCCTGATGTTTTTGGCCCCGCTGCTGCCCGGCGGCCTAGACCTGCGCCTGACTGGAGACATCAAAAGCCACGCGCCACTGCGCCAGACGCTGGATACGTTGGCGGCGTTTGGAGTGCAGGCCAGTGCCAGCGATGCCCTCAGCCGGATTTCTATTCCCGGTGGGCAACGTTACCGCGCAGGCCGCGTGTTGGTGCCCGGCGACTACCCCGGCAGCGCTGCACTCTTGGCGGCGGCGGCCACCCGCCCCGGCGTGCTGCGCCTCAGCAATCTGCGCGAGCATGACCTTCAGGGTGAGCGCGAGGCCGTAGACGTACTGCGCCAGATGGGGGCCGATATTACCCGTGAGGGAGACACCCTGACCGTGCGCGGCGGCCTGCCCCTGACTGCCGTGACCCGCGACGGAGACGGCTTTACCGACGCTGTACAGGCGCTGAGTGCTGCCGCTGCCGCTGCATCCGGCACCACCACTTGGGAAAACGTGTATACCCTGCGCCTCAAGGAGTGTGACCGCATCAGCGACACGCGGGCCGAACTGGAACGCTTGGGCCTGAGCACTTCGGAAACAGAGGACAGCCTGACCATCACGGGAACTGAGCGAGTCGCGGGCGGCGTAACTGTCAACGGGCACGGCGACCACCGCATGATCATGCTACTCACCCTGCTGGGGCTGAGGGCCGAGGCTCCCATTCGGATCACGGGCGCACACCACATCCGCAAAAGCTATCCGCAGTTTTTCAGGCATCTAGAGGCGCTTGGGGCAAAGTTCGAATATTTGCCGACTGACGCGCACTGA
- a CDS encoding DUF1572 family protein, with protein sequence MTDSVDTDSVGVAALYLSDVRARMRSVKALGDGALAQLRETEIGTALSAEGNSAGVVVQHLAGNMRSRWGGLSHGYTAAEGETGTRNRDAEFEPRLANLSEVLAEWEAGWAVFFSALDHLTPADLTRPLTIRSEVHTVLEAIQRQVAHYSGHVYQLIFLVKTLRGAEWQTLSIARGESAAFNAQMQERQTPERQTQERNG encoded by the coding sequence ATGACTGACTCCGTTGATACTGACTCTGTAGGTGTCGCAGCGTTGTACCTGTCGGATGTACGGGCACGAATGCGTAGCGTGAAGGCGCTCGGAGACGGTGCGCTGGCCCAACTGCGGGAGACGGAAATCGGCACGGCGTTGTCGGCAGAAGGCAACAGTGCCGGGGTAGTGGTGCAGCATCTGGCCGGAAATATGCGTTCCCGCTGGGGTGGCCTGAGCCACGGTTATACGGCGGCGGAAGGTGAAACAGGGACACGCAACCGCGACGCCGAATTTGAGCCGCGCCTAGCGAATCTGTCTGAAGTGCTGGCCGAGTGGGAAGCGGGTTGGGCTGTGTTTTTCTCTGCTCTAGATCACCTCACGCCCGCCGACCTGACCCGCCCGCTGACCATCCGGAGCGAGGTGCATACCGTGCTGGAAGCCATTCAGCGGCAGGTGGCGCACTACAGCGGGCATGTGTATCAACTCATTTTTCTGGTCAAAACGTTGCGTGGTGCGGAGTGGCAGACCCTCAGCATCGCGCGTGGAGAGTCGGCGGCGTTTAATGCACAAATGCAGGAGCGGCAAACACCGGAGCGGCAAACACAGGAGCGCAACGGCTGA
- a CDS encoding bacteriorhodopsin-like has translation MKRVLPFLAVLFAGVALAQTNVGGPDTSGPTLTAGQFNLIYNFFSFAIAAMGASAIFFFLARSSVAPKYRIALLISGVVVTIAAYHYVRIFNSFEAAYALNAAGVYAPTSVPFNDAYRYVDWLLTVPLLLVEAVAVLALARNVANSLILRLAVAATLMIVLGYPGEISTNTGTRFLWGTLSTIPFLYILYILWVELARATERQSAEVKVLVRNLRLLLLLSWGVYPIAYILPMLGIVGSSAVVGVQVGYTIADVLAKPLFGLLIYAIAVAKTRDDGGLVNDVNAAGAPLAVNASD, from the coding sequence ATGAAACGTGTGCTGCCATTCCTTGCCGTCCTGTTTGCGGGCGTCGCGCTTGCCCAAACCAATGTTGGCGGGCCAGATACTTCAGGGCCAACCCTCACCGCAGGTCAGTTCAACCTTATCTACAACTTCTTCTCGTTCGCTATTGCCGCAATGGGCGCGTCTGCCATCTTCTTCTTCTTGGCACGTTCCAGCGTGGCTCCCAAATACCGGATCGCCCTCCTGATCAGCGGCGTCGTGGTAACCATCGCTGCCTATCATTACGTGCGAATCTTCAACAGTTTCGAGGCGGCTTACGCGCTGAATGCGGCGGGCGTCTATGCACCGACGAGCGTGCCCTTCAACGATGCCTACCGCTACGTAGACTGGCTGCTCACTGTGCCCCTTTTGCTGGTTGAGGCCGTTGCCGTGCTGGCCCTCGCCCGCAACGTGGCCAACAGCCTGATTCTGCGCTTGGCCGTGGCCGCCACCCTGATGATCGTTCTGGGCTATCCCGGCGAAATTTCCACCAATACGGGCACGCGCTTCTTGTGGGGCACGCTCAGCACCATTCCTTTCCTGTACATCCTGTACATCCTGTGGGTGGAACTCGCCCGCGCCACCGAGCGCCAATCCGCAGAAGTAAAAGTGCTGGTGCGGAACCTGCGGCTGCTGCTGTTGTTGTCGTGGGGCGTGTACCCCATCGCCTACATTCTGCCGATGCTGGGCATCGTGGGTTCAAGCGCCGTGGTGGGCGTGCAAGTCGGCTACACCATCGCCGATGTTCTCGCCAAACCGCTGTTCGGCCTGCTGATTTATGCCATCGCCGTCGCCAAAACTCGTGACGACGGTGGACTGGTCAACGACGTGAATGCCGCTGGCGCTCCGTTGGCGGTCAACGCTTCGGACTGA
- a CDS encoding saccharopine dehydrogenase family protein: MSRVIIIGAGGVGNVVAKKCAQNDSVFTEVLIATRTVSKADKIVAEIHEHMPNSRTKFSTASVDADNVPALVKLFNSFRPELVINVALPYQDLTIMDACLETGVHYLDTANYEPLDVAKFEYSWQWAYRERFEKAGLMALLGCGFDPGATNVFTAHHAKHHFKEIHYLDIVDCNNGSHGKPFATNFNPEINIREITANGRYWENGAWIETQPLEIAQDIYYPKVATRKSFVLYHEELESLVVNFPTIKRARFWMTFGEAYIKHLSVLEAVGMTSIEPINFRGQQVAPIEFLKAVLPAPESLAADYSGKTCIGVQARGIGHDGQEKVHFVYNVCDHAETFKEVQAQAISYTTGVPAMIGAMLMLQGTWKKAGVYNVEEFDPDPFVAAMNQWGLKVEELAGIELVHD; the protein is encoded by the coding sequence ATGAGCCGAGTCATCATTATTGGAGCGGGCGGCGTGGGCAACGTGGTTGCCAAAAAATGCGCCCAAAACGACAGCGTGTTCACGGAAGTGCTGATTGCCACGCGCACCGTCAGCAAGGCCGACAAGATCGTGGCCGAGATTCACGAGCACATGCCCAACAGCCGAACCAAGTTCAGTACGGCTAGCGTGGATGCCGACAATGTGCCTGCACTGGTGAAACTGTTCAATTCCTTCCGGCCCGAACTGGTCATCAACGTGGCTCTCCCCTATCAGGACTTGACGATCATGGACGCCTGCCTAGAAACGGGCGTGCATTACCTCGATACCGCCAATTACGAGCCGCTGGACGTGGCCAAGTTCGAGTATTCGTGGCAGTGGGCCTACCGCGAGCGCTTCGAGAAAGCAGGCCTGATGGCGCTTCTCGGCTGCGGCTTCGATCCCGGCGCAACCAACGTGTTTACCGCACACCACGCCAAGCACCACTTCAAAGAGATTCATTATCTGGACATCGTGGACTGCAACAACGGCAGTCACGGCAAGCCTTTTGCCACCAATTTCAACCCAGAAATCAATATCCGCGAAATTACGGCCAACGGGCGCTACTGGGAAAATGGCGCGTGGATCGAAACCCAGCCGCTGGAAATCGCACAGGACATCTATTACCCCAAAGTCGCGACCCGCAAGAGCTTCGTGCTGTACCACGAGGAGCTGGAGTCGCTGGTGGTCAACTTTCCCACCATCAAACGCGCCCGCTTTTGGATGACCTTCGGGGAAGCTTACATCAAGCACCTCAGCGTGCTGGAAGCGGTGGGCATGACCTCTATCGAGCCGATTAATTTCCGTGGCCAGCAAGTCGCGCCCATCGAGTTCCTGAAGGCCGTGCTGCCCGCTCCCGAAAGCCTCGCCGCCGACTACAGCGGTAAAACCTGCATCGGTGTGCAGGCTCGCGGCATCGGGCACGACGGCCAAGAGAAGGTGCATTTCGTCTACAACGTCTGTGACCACGCCGAAACCTTTAAGGAAGTGCAGGCACAGGCCATCAGCTACACCACCGGCGTGCCCGCCATGATCGGCGCGATGCTGATGCTTCAGGGCACTTGGAAAAAAGCGGGCGTGTACAACGTGGAAGAATTTGACCCCGATCCCTTCGTGGCCGCCATGAACCAGTGGGGCCTGAAGGTGGAAGAGTTGGCGGGGATTGAACTCGTTCACGACTGA
- a CDS encoding putative ABC transporter permease subunit: protein MTTQPYRPAQPATRAPSLLALKATAFGHTLRHGPKWGYAFLVVLALALISAEVYGTWRSLQFLGRFGSIGTNVFARVLEIGLITLSSGVTFSATTTAISTLYLSDDLNFLLTQPIPTRRVFGLKVFETFLNTALVPLFLMLPLLATIGVFFGAPLWAYPVMLVAAVLTFAAPVGLGALLAVGLMRVAPVGRVREVSTALGVLFSAGLVYAIRALRPEVLVQKVQDPAQFEALMQNFASPSSPFLPPAWASQGIWQAAQGQLAWPLLPLAVLSGALLLAATALATRAYQEGWARALDSSTPQLDPRPRRASAAERFAGRSGIGGSLAYKDLRLTLRDPTQWSQLLVVVALAGVYLVSVKSVPIPIPQFRGILGYVQLAFQGFIIAGVAVRLAFPALSVEGRAYWLLRTGPITPRQIVVSKFLGVLPVTLILGLVMGLVSAHSMNLGPTLFLLSGLVSVSNAFVITALGVGLGAAAPKFDADNPAEIGVSPGGLAFMGLSLAYSVLALLLLARPVAGSVLRPDLFPGYSALATPEGILGLVGLAVATVFCTLGALRWGWVRLDRLE, encoded by the coding sequence GTGACGACCCAGCCCTACCGTCCCGCTCAGCCCGCCACCCGCGCCCCCAGCCTGCTGGCGCTCAAGGCCACCGCCTTCGGGCACACGCTGCGGCACGGGCCAAAGTGGGGGTATGCCTTTTTAGTCGTTCTGGCGCTGGCGCTCATCTCGGCGGAAGTCTACGGTACATGGCGCTCACTCCAGTTCTTAGGCCGCTTCGGCTCCATCGGCACCAACGTCTTTGCCCGCGTGCTGGAAATCGGCCTGATCACCCTCAGCAGCGGCGTCACTTTTTCGGCCACCACCACCGCCATTTCCACGCTCTACCTCTCCGACGACCTGAATTTTTTGCTGACCCAGCCAATTCCCACACGCCGGGTCTTTGGCCTGAAGGTCTTTGAGACGTTCCTGAATACCGCCCTCGTGCCGCTGTTCTTGATGCTGCCCCTGCTGGCGACCATCGGCGTGTTTTTCGGTGCGCCGCTGTGGGCCTACCCGGTGATGTTGGTGGCCGCCGTCCTCACGTTTGCCGCCCCAGTCGGCCTCGGCGCACTCTTGGCAGTCGGCCTGATGCGGGTAGCTCCGGTGGGTCGCGTGCGTGAGGTGTCCACGGCGCTGGGCGTGTTGTTCAGCGCAGGCCTGGTGTACGCTATCCGCGCTCTGCGGCCCGAAGTCTTGGTGCAAAAGGTGCAAGACCCGGCGCAATTCGAAGCCCTGATGCAGAACTTCGCCAGCCCCAGCAGTCCTTTTTTGCCGCCTGCATGGGCTTCTCAGGGCATTTGGCAAGCGGCGCAGGGCCAGTTGGCGTGGCCGCTGCTGCCGCTGGCGGTGTTGTCTGGGGCATTGTTGTTGGCTGCCACCGCCCTCGCCACCCGCGCCTATCAGGAGGGGTGGGCGCGGGCGCTGGACTCCAGCACGCCCCAGCTCGATCCCCGCCCACGCCGTGCCAGTGCCGCCGAACGCTTTGCGGGCCGCTCCGGCATAGGCGGCAGCCTCGCCTACAAAGACCTGCGTCTTACCCTGCGCGACCCGACCCAGTGGAGTCAGTTGTTGGTGGTTGTCGCACTGGCGGGCGTGTACCTCGTCAGCGTGAAGTCGGTGCCAATCCCGATTCCACAGTTTCGCGGCATTCTCGGCTACGTGCAATTGGCTTTTCAGGGCTTCATCATCGCGGGGGTGGCGGTGCGCTTGGCGTTTCCGGCCCTGTCGGTAGAGGGCCGCGCCTACTGGCTGCTCCGCACTGGCCCCATCACCCCGCGCCAAATCGTGGTCAGCAAGTTTTTGGGCGTGCTGCCCGTCACGCTGATTTTGGGCTTGGTGATGGGCTTGGTCAGCGCCCACAGCATGAATCTTGGCCCCACCTTGTTCCTGCTCAGTGGGCTGGTCAGCGTCAGCAACGCCTTTGTCATCACGGCGTTGGGCGTGGGCCTCGGCGCGGCGGCTCCCAAATTCGATGCCGACAATCCTGCCGAAATCGGGGTCAGTCCCGGCGGTTTGGCCTTCATGGGCCTCAGCCTCGCGTATTCCGTGCTAGCACTGCTGCTGCTGGCCCGCCCGGTGGCCGGAAGCGTTCTGCGACCTGATCTGTTCCCCGGCTACAGCGCCCTCGCTACACCCGAAGGAATCTTGGGCTTAGTCGGGCTGGCGGTGGCAACGGTCTTCTGTACGCTGGGGGCGCTGCGCTGGGGCTGGGTGCGATTGGATCGGTTGGAGTAG
- a CDS encoding ABC transporter ATP-binding protein, with the protein MIEVSGYTKRYGRHEAVSNLSFSVQPGGVFGLLGSNGAGKTTTIRALVGLTRPTSGTVRVQGFDVWADPVKAKEAFGYIPDRPYLYGKLTARELLRFVGQLYRVPNADPEIDRWLELFRLTDYGNELIETYSHGMRQKVAIVAAMLPDPPVLIVDEPMVGLDPHAARQVRELFRAHADRGRTVLLTTHSLPLAEAICDRLVVLDRGKVLGEGTMDDLRARTGTAAGGVHGDSLERIFFRLLEEELAEAESRKAEAMG; encoded by the coding sequence GTGATCGAAGTCAGCGGGTACACCAAACGGTACGGGCGGCATGAAGCGGTCAGCAACCTGAGTTTCAGCGTGCAACCGGGCGGCGTGTTCGGGCTGTTGGGCAGCAACGGCGCGGGCAAAACCACCACCATTCGGGCGCTGGTGGGCCTGACCCGCCCCACGTCGGGTACGGTGCGCGTGCAGGGATTCGACGTGTGGGCCGATCCGGTGAAGGCCAAAGAAGCCTTCGGGTACATTCCAGACCGGCCCTATCTGTACGGCAAGCTGACCGCCCGCGAGTTGCTGCGCTTCGTAGGCCAGCTCTACCGTGTGCCCAACGCCGACCCCGAAATAGACCGCTGGCTGGAGTTGTTTCGCCTGACCGACTACGGCAACGAATTGATCGAAACCTACTCACATGGGATGCGGCAAAAGGTGGCGATTGTGGCGGCCATGCTTCCCGACCCACCCGTGCTGATCGTAGACGAACCGATGGTAGGCCTCGACCCACACGCGGCGCGGCAGGTGCGCGAGTTGTTCCGGGCGCACGCGGATCGGGGCCGCACGGTGCTGCTGACCACCCACAGTTTGCCGCTGGCCGAGGCGATTTGTGACCGATTGGTGGTGCTAGACCGGGGCAAGGTGCTGGGCGAGGGCACGATGGATGACCTCCGCGCCCGCACTGGCACGGCGGCGGGCGGGGTACACGGCGACAGCCTGGAGCGGATTTTCTTCCGGCTGCTGGAGGAAGAATTGGCCGAAGCGGAAAGCAGGAAGGCCGAGGCGATGGGGTGA
- a CDS encoding DUF402 domain-containing protein: MSVSSPHCSPAEAHPVKTERHDTDAMTHCTNTGLRHVHTYREHTHGLFVARAFDRHPRIRHWQAQLLPTLDVQLCRYDFHQAREHDYYIDIATISRPVGNAAVWEVRDHYLDIIVHEGVTAELVDADELEAAQAAGFVSENEARRAHAAADAVLIGLKLARYHVADWLEAQGVRVEWMQSEGVGQAQSAELMS; encoded by the coding sequence ATGTCGGTTTCCTCGCCACACTGTTCGCCTGCCGAGGCGCATCCGGTCAAGACCGAGCGGCACGATACCGACGCCATGACGCACTGCACCAATACAGGCCTGCGCCATGTTCACACTTACCGCGAACACACGCACGGCCTGTTCGTGGCCCGCGCCTTTGACCGGCATCCGCGCATTCGGCATTGGCAGGCACAGCTTCTTCCAACGTTAGACGTGCAACTGTGCCGCTACGACTTCCATCAGGCCCGCGAACACGACTACTACATAGACATTGCCACCATCTCCCGGCCTGTGGGCAACGCCGCTGTATGGGAGGTGCGAGACCATTACCTTGACATCATCGTGCATGAGGGCGTGACCGCCGAACTGGTAGACGCCGACGAATTGGAAGCCGCCCAAGCCGCCGGATTTGTTTCCGAGAACGAAGCCCGCCGCGCTCACGCCGCCGCCGATGCGGTCCTGATCGGCTTAAAACTGGCCCGGTACCATGTGGCCGACTGGCTGGAGGCGCAGGGCGTGCGCGTGGAGTGGATGCAGTCGGAAGGTGTGGGGCAAGCTCAGTCGGCTGAACTGATGTCTTAG